GACCCTCGGAAAGGGAAAAGCCGGAAACGGAAGGGGCTGCAGGATTTTGTACCGGGTGAGAAAGAAGATCCGGAGAAGCGATTACACAGGAGAGGTTGTTTCGGGTGAGACGTGAGGCATAGCGGGCAAAATGATTCTCAAAGCGGGCATGGTTATAAAGTTCTGTGCCAAAATCATAAAACGGGAGCCAAACAACCGTGTCATCAGGAAAAAAGGATACACAGGCTTCCAGCATTTTTTCCGATTCCCGTTCGGACTCGAGGAGAAGGACGGGGAAAAGGCCATCTTCTGACAACGATCTTGAAAGAAAGGCGACAAAAGAAAGAACCTGGGCTTCAGCCCAAATGTGTTTATCCCTCATTAAGCGGTGGAATAAAGCGGTATAAGCCGGCGTATTCCGGAATGTTTGAATCAGAGTCATGTCCATGGTTTCACGTGAAACATCAGGTTAAATAAATCAGAAGGATTTGGATATCAGAGGGCGAAACCCCCCGGATCCGGCCTGCCTGTCCCAGGGTTTCGGGACGAAAGCGTTTTAGTTTTTCCCGCCCCTCATTGGAAAGGGACTTCACCATGTCGTAATTAAAGTGTTCGGGAATCTGTTTTTCTTCAAGAAGTTTCATTTTTTCCACCATTTGTTCCTGTCTGTGGATATAACCCTCATAAAGTGTTTCAATAAAAGCCTGATCCAGGCTGTGGAACTGAACTTCCGGAAAAATCTCCCGGTGTACGGCTGGAAGGCATTCCCGGAGGAGGATGTGTTTTTTGATGAGCCGGTCATAGCGCTCGGTCCGGGTGTGAGACAGGCCCAGGGGGGAGTCTTTTGGACAAGATGTGGTTTTAAAGAGATGTTTGATGCGAGTTTTCTCGTGCACGGAACGTCTAAAGCGTTCGATCAAGCGTGGCGTTTGTATTCCAATTTTTTCAGCCGCCGGGTACAAGCGATGATCGGCGTTATCCGCCCGGAGGATAAGACGGTATTCGGCGAGACTGGTAAACATACGGTAGGGCTCGTCGGTTTCTTTAGTAATCAGATCGTCGATGAGTACCCCGATGTAGGCGTCTGAACGGGAAAAAATCACGGGATCCAGTCCATCCAGCAACCGGCAGGCATTCACGGCCGCCATAAAGCCCTGTACCGCTGCCTCCTCGTATCCACTTGTGCCGTTAATCTGTCCTGCGAAAAAAAGGCCGGAAACATCCTTCGTTTCCAAAGAATGACGGAGTTGATAAGAGGGGAAGTAGTCGTATTCAATGGCATAGCCGGGTTTGATAAACTCAGCCTTTTCCAGTCCGGGAACCGTTCTCAGGGCTTTAAACTGGATATCAATAGGGAGGGATGAGCTGAATCCGTTGATATACCACTGTTCCGAACCCTCCCACTCCGGTTCAAGAAAAAGTTGGTGAGCGGTTTTTTCATGAAATCGGACAATTTTATCTTCAATCGACGGACAGTAACGCGGACCCGTTCCCCGGATATCTCCGGCATAAAGGGGAGAGCGGTGAAGGGCAGACCGCAGGATATCGTGGGTTTGTTCCTGTGTGTGAGTCAGGTAACAAGGAATATCTTTGGGATAAAAAGAAGTTGTTGAATAAGAGAAAGGTTCCGGATCCGGGTCGCCGTGCTGGGGTGACATCCGCGAAAAATCAATGGATCGATGTGTTACCCGGCAGGGGGTGCCGGTTTTTAGGCGCTTGACAACAAATCCCTCTGCTTTCAGCTGGTCGCTAAGGCCTGTAGAAGGAAGTT
This window of the Candidatus Neomarinimicrobiota bacterium genome carries:
- the mnmG gene encoding tRNA uridine-5-carboxymethylaminomethyl(34) synthesis enzyme MnmG, yielding MMFHVKRTLEEFDVIVVGGGHAGVEAALAAARLRKKTALVTLSLKSIARMSCNPSIGGLAKGHLVRELDALGGEMGRAIDQTGIQFKMLNRSKGRAVWSPRAQADKRRYADYMQQTLLKTDNLHIIEGEGSRLIFSHASVRGVFLKDGRKIHGKSVILTNGTFLNGLIHIGPVQIASGRYGELPSTGLSDQLKAEGFVVKRLKTGTPCRVTHRSIDFSRMSPQHGDPDPEPFSYSTTSFYPKDIPCYLTHTQEQTHDILRSALHRSPLYAGDIRGTGPRYCPSIEDKIVRFHEKTAHQLFLEPEWEGSEQWYINGFSSSLPIDIQFKALRTVPGLEKAEFIKPGYAIEYDYFPSYQLRHSLETKDVSGLFFAGQINGTSGYEEAAVQGFMAAVNACRLLDGLDPVIFSRSDAYIGVLIDDLITKETDEPYRMFTSLAEYRLILRADNADHRLYPAAEKIGIQTPRLIERFRRSVHEKTRIKHLFKTTSCPKDSPLGLSHTRTERYDRLIKKHILLRECLPAVHREIFPEVQFHSLDQAFIETLYEGYIHRQEQMVEKMKLLEEKQIPEHFNYDMVKSLSNEGREKLKRFRPETLGQAGRIRGVSPSDIQILLIYLT